A stretch of the Bacillus sp. B-jedd genome encodes the following:
- a CDS encoding DUF503 domain-containing protein — MVGLARCECLIYDAASLKDKRAVLQRIITRIRQRLNVSVSEVDYQDAWQRTAIAITAVASSKVPVEQEIQNALKLIDSFPEIERTITDIEWL, encoded by the coding sequence ATTGTGGGCCTTGCGCGATGCGAGTGTTTAATCTATGACGCCGCTTCTCTTAAGGATAAGCGGGCGGTGCTTCAAAGGATAATAACCCGCATCAGGCAAAGATTGAATGTTTCCGTTTCAGAAGTGGATTATCAGGATGCCTGGCAGCGGACCGCCATTGCGATTACTGCCGTGGCTTCCTCGAAAGTTCCTGTGGAACAGGAAATACAGAATGCCCTCAAATTGATTGATTCCTTTCCGGAAATAGAAAGAACCATCACCGATATAGAATGGCTGTAA
- the rbfA gene encoding 30S ribosome-binding factor RbfA: protein MSLRANRVGEQMKKELGEIIGRKIKDPRIGFVTVTDVQVTGDLQQATVYISVLGDEEQRENTLKGLAKAKGFIRSEIGNRIRLRKTPEIVFEFDESIDYGNRIETLLTKIHNEEKQSGDDHEE, encoded by the coding sequence ATGAGTCTTAGAGCAAACCGGGTTGGAGAGCAGATGAAAAAAGAACTTGGTGAAATCATCGGCCGAAAAATTAAGGATCCCCGCATTGGTTTCGTGACAGTAACCGATGTTCAGGTTACAGGCGACCTTCAGCAGGCAACCGTATATATTTCTGTGCTTGGTGACGAGGAACAAAGGGAAAATACCCTTAAGGGTCTCGCCAAAGCCAAGGGTTTCATCCGATCGGAAATCGGAAACAGAATCAGGCTCCGCAAAACTCCGGAAATTGTTTTTGAGTTTGATGAATCGATTGACTACGGAAATAGAATTGAAACACTCCTAACGAAAATCCATAATGAAGAAAAACAGAGTGGAGACGATCACGAGGAGTAA
- the truB gene encoding tRNA pseudouridine(55) synthase TruB: MEGILPLYKPAGLTSHDCVFKLRKILKTKKVGHTGTLDPDVTGVLPICIGRATKVAEYITDAGKAYEGEVTLGVSTETEDASGEIIEESPVNRIITRQEILDVFESLTGEIIQTPPMYSAVKVNGKRLYEYARKGIEVERPSRKVQIYKLELLDERNDFSGSKISFKFHAECSKGTYIRTLAVMIGERLGLPAHMSSLVRTRSATYLLKDCYHFNDIEELMEKGEIDKALQPIETALMHLPKYRISDKVAEKVMNGARLPLPDEFSEVSGPIAVENMAGKVMAIYSKHPEKEGLMKPVKVLRNEREN; encoded by the coding sequence ATGGAAGGAATCTTGCCGCTTTATAAACCAGCAGGCCTTACTTCCCACGACTGTGTCTTTAAGCTTCGGAAAATATTAAAGACGAAAAAAGTCGGCCATACCGGCACACTTGACCCGGATGTAACCGGAGTCCTCCCCATATGTATAGGAAGGGCGACTAAGGTAGCCGAATACATAACCGATGCAGGCAAGGCATATGAAGGTGAAGTGACGCTTGGTGTTTCTACAGAAACAGAGGATGCATCAGGGGAGATTATAGAAGAGTCGCCAGTGAATCGTATCATTACAAGGCAGGAAATTCTTGATGTATTCGAATCATTGACCGGTGAAATTATTCAGACGCCTCCTATGTATTCCGCTGTAAAAGTGAATGGAAAAAGGCTGTATGAATATGCCAGAAAAGGGATTGAGGTTGAACGTCCTTCTAGAAAAGTACAGATATATAAACTTGAGTTATTGGATGAACGGAATGATTTCAGCGGTTCCAAAATCTCCTTCAAGTTTCATGCTGAATGCAGCAAAGGGACTTATATCAGGACTTTGGCCGTGATGATCGGAGAACGCCTCGGCTTACCAGCCCATATGTCCTCGCTGGTCAGGACGCGTTCGGCCACCTATTTGCTAAAAGACTGCTACCATTTTAATGATATTGAAGAACTGATGGAAAAAGGCGAAATTGACAAGGCTTTACAGCCAATTGAGACCGCCTTAATGCATTTGCCGAAATACAGGATAAGTGATAAAGTAGCAGAGAAAGTAATGAATGGAGCCCGTCTCCCTCTCCCGGATGAGTTCAGCGAAGTGTCTGGACCGATAGCTGTCGAAAATATGGCTGGTAAGGTAATGGCCATTTACAGTAAACATCCGGAGAAAGAAGGGCTGATGAAGCCGGTAAAAGTGCTTCGGAATGAGAGGGAAAATTAA
- the ribF gene encoding bifunctional riboflavin kinase/FAD synthetase — MEVIRLGYPHHKNKDEMPATSAALGYFDGVHLGHQKVIGQALEIAKQRGFKSAVMTFHPHPRAVLGQLKQEVNHITPLDEKINLIGNLGVDYLFLIDFSQEFARLNPQEFIDQYIIGLNIAHVTAGFDYTYGRMGKGTMETIPFHSREMFTHATVEKLAKDDEKISSTKIRELISMGLMEGAEELLGRPFTTKGTVAHGDKRGRTIGFPTANIELKDPYILPPAGVYAVRIQIQGNWHYGVCNAGYRPTFKENQPKLSIEVHIFHFNEEIYGEQATVEWHKRLREEKKFSGIDALVAQISADKEQAAAYFGIVSGN; from the coding sequence GTGGAAGTAATCAGGCTGGGATATCCCCATCATAAGAATAAAGATGAAATGCCGGCAACCTCTGCTGCGCTCGGTTATTTTGACGGTGTCCACCTTGGCCACCAGAAGGTTATTGGGCAGGCATTGGAAATCGCAAAGCAAAGAGGCTTTAAATCGGCAGTCATGACCTTTCATCCTCACCCGCGGGCTGTGCTCGGCCAGCTTAAACAGGAAGTAAACCACATTACTCCCCTGGATGAAAAAATCAATCTTATAGGAAATCTGGGTGTGGACTATCTGTTCCTTATCGATTTTTCTCAGGAGTTTGCCAGGCTGAACCCGCAGGAGTTTATCGACCAATACATTATCGGATTGAATATTGCCCACGTTACTGCTGGCTTTGACTATACGTATGGCCGGATGGGAAAAGGGACGATGGAAACAATTCCTTTTCATTCAAGGGAAATGTTTACGCATGCCACTGTTGAAAAATTGGCCAAAGATGATGAAAAAATCAGCTCGACCAAAATCCGTGAACTCATTTCCATGGGGCTAATGGAGGGTGCAGAGGAATTGTTGGGAAGGCCTTTTACAACTAAAGGCACCGTGGCCCATGGCGATAAACGCGGCAGAACCATTGGCTTTCCAACCGCGAATATCGAGCTGAAAGACCCTTATATACTTCCCCCTGCCGGAGTATATGCAGTCAGAATCCAAATCCAGGGTAACTGGCATTATGGGGTGTGTAATGCGGGATACCGCCCGACATTTAAGGAAAATCAGCCGAAGCTATCGATAGAAGTCCATATTTTTCATTTCAATGAAGAGATATATGGGGAGCAGGCAACCGTTGAATGGCATAAGCGTCTTCGGGAGGAAAAGAAGTTTTCGGGGATTGATGCACTCGTCGCCCAAATATCCGCCGACAAGGAACAAGCGGCAGCTTACTTTGGAATAGTCTCCGGTAATTAA
- the rpsO gene encoding 30S ribosomal protein S15, with product MAITQERKNELINEFKTHENDTGSPEVQIAVLTESINNLNDHLRTHKKDHHSRRGLLKMVGKRRNLLTYLRNKDVQRYRELINKLGLRR from the coding sequence ATGGCAATCACACAAGAACGCAAAAATGAATTGATCAATGAGTTCAAAACTCATGAAAACGATACTGGATCCCCAGAGGTCCAAATCGCTGTCCTTACAGAATCGATTAACAATCTGAACGATCATTTGCGCACGCACAAGAAAGATCACCACTCACGCCGTGGTCTTCTAAAAATGGTTGGTAAGCGCCGTAACCTTTTGACTTACCTGCGTAATAAAGACGTTCAACGCTACCGTGAGTTAATCAATAAGCTTGGCTTACGTCGATAG
- the pnp gene encoding polyribonucleotide nucleotidyltransferase: MESVKQEFSIDWAGRKLTVEIGQLAKQANGAVLVRYGDTAVLSTATASKDPRNVDFFPLTVNYEERLYAVGKIPGGFIKREGRPSEKAILASRLIDRPIRPLFADGFRNDVQVISIVMSVDQDCPSDMAAMFGSSLALCVSDIPFEGPIAGVVVGRVDGKFVINPNVEQSEQSDIHLAVAGTRDAINMVEAGAKEVPEEVMLEAIMFGHEEIKRLIEFQDEIIRVCGKEKREISLYEVDQDLKSEVLEICEKDMIGAIQVQEKHAREAAIKEVKDQVLAKYAEQEATDEDIKQVKQILDKLVKDEVRRLITEEKIRPDGRKADEIRPLSSQVGILSRTHGSGLFTRGQTQALSVCTLGAMGDVQILDGLGLEEEKRFMHHYNFPLFSVGETGPIRGPGRREIGHGALGERALEPMIPDEKDFPYTIRLVSEVLESNGSTSQASICASTLAMMDAGVPIKAPVAGIAMGLVKSGENYTVLTDIQGMEDHLGDMDFKVAGTSKGVTALQMDIKIEGLSREILEEALEQAKIGRMQILDSMLATISEPRSQLSKYAPKILIMTINPDKIRDVIGPSGKQINKIIEETGVKIDIEQDGTVFIASSDEEMNQKAKKIIEDIVREVEVGQMYLGKVKRIEKFGAFVEIFAGKDGLVHISELAEERVGKVEDVVKIGDELLVKVTEIDRQGRVNLSRKAVLKEQREKAEQDK, from the coding sequence ATGGAATCAGTGAAACAAGAGTTTTCCATTGATTGGGCGGGGCGCAAACTCACCGTCGAAATCGGCCAGCTGGCAAAGCAGGCCAACGGAGCGGTGCTTGTCCGATACGGTGATACAGCTGTACTGAGTACTGCAACTGCTTCAAAGGATCCAAGAAACGTCGACTTTTTCCCGTTGACAGTCAACTATGAGGAGCGTCTTTACGCCGTAGGAAAAATTCCCGGCGGCTTCATCAAACGCGAAGGGCGCCCAAGTGAAAAAGCGATCCTCGCCAGCCGACTTATCGACCGTCCAATCCGTCCGCTATTTGCTGATGGTTTCAGGAATGATGTCCAGGTAATCAGCATCGTCATGAGCGTGGATCAGGACTGCCCTTCCGATATGGCGGCCATGTTCGGCTCGTCCCTGGCGCTATGTGTTTCCGACATCCCGTTTGAGGGGCCGATTGCCGGTGTGGTTGTTGGCAGGGTGGATGGCAAGTTCGTCATCAATCCGAACGTCGAGCAAAGTGAACAGAGCGATATCCACCTGGCTGTTGCAGGGACAAGGGACGCGATCAACATGGTTGAAGCAGGTGCGAAAGAAGTACCTGAAGAGGTCATGCTTGAAGCGATTATGTTCGGCCACGAAGAAATTAAACGCCTCATTGAATTCCAGGATGAAATCATCAGGGTTTGCGGTAAGGAAAAGCGCGAGATTTCCTTATATGAAGTGGACCAGGATTTAAAGTCCGAAGTTCTTGAGATCTGTGAGAAGGATATGATTGGTGCGATTCAGGTGCAGGAGAAACATGCCCGTGAAGCAGCCATTAAAGAAGTAAAGGACCAAGTACTTGCGAAATATGCCGAACAGGAAGCAACAGATGAGGATATTAAGCAAGTTAAGCAAATACTTGATAAACTTGTAAAAGATGAAGTTCGCCGCCTGATTACGGAAGAAAAAATCCGCCCGGATGGCCGAAAAGCGGATGAAATCCGACCGCTGTCCTCACAGGTAGGCATTTTATCGCGCACTCACGGTTCCGGTCTTTTCACCCGCGGACAGACCCAGGCTTTGAGCGTGTGTACTCTTGGTGCGATGGGAGACGTCCAGATTCTTGATGGATTGGGTCTCGAGGAAGAAAAGCGATTTATGCACCACTATAATTTCCCGTTGTTCTCTGTAGGGGAAACAGGACCGATCAGAGGACCTGGCCGCAGGGAAATCGGCCATGGGGCGTTGGGAGAAAGAGCACTTGAACCGATGATTCCTGATGAAAAAGACTTCCCTTATACGATCCGCCTTGTTTCGGAAGTTCTCGAATCAAACGGGTCAACCTCCCAGGCAAGCATTTGTGCCAGCACCTTGGCCATGATGGATGCAGGGGTGCCAATTAAGGCTCCTGTTGCCGGGATCGCGATGGGCCTTGTTAAATCGGGTGAAAATTATACAGTATTAACAGATATCCAGGGCATGGAAGACCACCTTGGCGATATGGACTTTAAAGTTGCTGGAACTTCCAAAGGGGTAACCGCTCTGCAAATGGATATTAAAATTGAAGGCCTTTCAAGGGAAATTCTCGAGGAAGCACTTGAGCAGGCGAAAATAGGCAGGATGCAAATCCTCGACTCAATGCTTGCGACTATCTCCGAGCCAAGGTCCCAGTTGTCCAAGTATGCTCCTAAAATCTTGATCATGACCATCAATCCTGACAAAATCAGGGATGTTATTGGCCCAAGTGGAAAGCAAATCAACAAGATTATTGAAGAAACTGGCGTCAAAATTGATATTGAGCAAGATGGAACAGTTTTCATTGCTTCATCCGATGAAGAGATGAACCAAAAGGCTAAGAAAATCATTGAAGATATTGTCCGCGAAGTTGAAGTCGGACAGATGTATCTGGGCAAAGTAAAGAGAATTGAAAAGTTCGGAGCGTTTGTTGAGATTTTTGCCGGCAAGGACGGCCTTGTTCATATTTCCGAGCTCGCTGAAGAGAGAGTCGGAAAAGTGGAAGACGTCGTTAAGATTGGCGATGAATTGTTGGTTAAGGTTACTGAAATCGACAGACAGGGAAGAGTAAATCTATCCCGTAAAGCAGTCCTGAAGGAACAGCGCGAAAAAGCGGAGCAAGATAAGTAA
- a CDS encoding polysaccharide deacetylase family protein, producing MRRTGFFLFASLLAISIVANPYVSSYLDTLKTGARPAIKQANPLYEKIAASAAEVRIPASDARIDKVWKAIPGYNGLEVDIPASYKKMKAAGKYKKEKLVFKEIKPKVHLRDLPPAPVYRGNPEKPMVAFIINVAWGNEYLPDMLATLKKHNVYASFFLEGNWVKKNPELAKMISDAGHEIGNHSYSHPHMGKIPPDKAIEEMKKTNEVIKATTGITCKWFAPPSGTLAVNTPELAASLGMGTVMWTADTIDWQKPSPEVILSRIIPKAENGTIILMHPTDPTAKALERMIAAIKEKELKIGTVSELISEKRSGVFE from the coding sequence ATGAGAAGGACCGGCTTTTTTCTTTTTGCAAGTCTCCTTGCTATTTCAATTGTGGCAAACCCTTATGTAAGCAGTTATCTTGATACATTAAAAACTGGAGCGAGGCCGGCAATCAAGCAAGCAAATCCATTATACGAAAAGATTGCAGCTTCCGCGGCTGAGGTCCGAATCCCGGCATCCGACGCACGGATCGATAAAGTATGGAAAGCCATTCCCGGATACAATGGGCTGGAAGTGGATATTCCAGCTTCTTATAAAAAGATGAAAGCGGCGGGAAAGTATAAGAAGGAAAAACTTGTGTTTAAGGAAATAAAACCAAAAGTCCATTTGAGGGACCTGCCTCCCGCACCAGTCTACCGAGGAAATCCGGAAAAACCGATGGTCGCCTTTATCATAAATGTTGCCTGGGGAAACGAGTATCTGCCAGATATGCTGGCAACCTTGAAAAAACACAATGTTTATGCCAGTTTCTTTCTGGAGGGAAATTGGGTAAAGAAGAATCCCGAGCTTGCAAAAATGATTTCAGATGCTGGGCATGAGATTGGAAACCACTCCTATTCCCATCCTCATATGGGGAAAATCCCACCCGATAAAGCAATAGAGGAAATGAAGAAAACAAATGAAGTGATTAAAGCAACTACTGGCATCACCTGCAAATGGTTTGCTCCCCCAAGCGGAACGCTGGCCGTGAATACGCCTGAATTAGCGGCAAGCCTCGGTATGGGTACAGTCATGTGGACCGCGGATACAATCGATTGGCAAAAGCCAAGCCCTGAGGTGATTCTGAGCCGTATTATTCCGAAAGCTGAAAACGGCACCATCATCCTTATGCATCCGACAGACCCGACTGCAAAAGCATTGGAAAGAATGATTGCCGCTATAAAAGAAAAAGAATTAAAAATAGGCACCGTTTCAGAATTGATTTCAGAGAAGAGATCTGGGGTATTTGAATAA
- a CDS encoding M16 family metallopeptidase has protein sequence MINKYTCQNGVRIVLENIPTVRSVAIGVWIGTGSRNEVPDNNGISHFLEHMFFKGTKTRSAREIAESFDSIGGQVNAFTSKEYTCYYAKVLDTHADFALEILSDMFFNSVFDSEELKKEKNVVLEEIKMYEDTPDDIVHDLLSKAVYENHPLGYPILGTEETLETFTGEKLQEYIFNHYIPENVVISIAGNIEDSFVSKVEKQFGSYEGGKATVLEDKPFFHANRLSRKKETEQAHLCIGYEGLKVGHKDIYSLIVLNNVLGGSMSSRLFQEVREQRGLAYSVFSYHSAYQESGIVTIYGGTGARQLDTLYETIQDTLDTLKRDGITEKELNNSKEQLKGSLMLSLESTNSRMSRNGKNELLLKRHRSLDEIIDLIDSVTKNGVDELAKRIFTDHSSLALISPEGTLPNNMK, from the coding sequence ATGATTAACAAATATACTTGCCAAAATGGAGTACGCATTGTCCTGGAAAATATCCCGACAGTCCGCTCTGTAGCAATCGGAGTTTGGATCGGCACCGGCTCCAGGAATGAAGTACCAGACAACAATGGAATTTCTCATTTTCTCGAGCATATGTTCTTTAAGGGAACAAAAACACGGTCAGCACGTGAAATTGCCGAATCCTTTGACAGTATCGGGGGCCAGGTTAACGCGTTCACTTCAAAGGAATATACGTGCTATTATGCAAAGGTGCTTGATACGCATGCGGATTTCGCGCTTGAAATCCTTTCAGATATGTTTTTCAATTCGGTCTTTGACAGTGAGGAACTGAAAAAGGAAAAGAATGTTGTTTTGGAAGAAATTAAAATGTATGAGGACACACCGGATGACATTGTCCATGATTTACTAAGCAAAGCCGTTTATGAAAATCATCCGCTTGGCTACCCGATCCTCGGAACGGAGGAAACCCTTGAAACCTTCACGGGGGAAAAACTCCAAGAGTATATTTTCAACCACTATATTCCTGAAAATGTCGTCATTTCCATCGCCGGCAATATCGAGGATTCCTTTGTAAGCAAGGTCGAGAAGCAGTTTGGTTCCTATGAAGGAGGAAAGGCCACTGTCCTTGAAGATAAGCCGTTTTTCCACGCCAACAGACTTTCAAGGAAAAAAGAGACAGAACAGGCCCATCTCTGCATTGGCTATGAAGGCTTAAAAGTTGGCCATAAAGATATTTACAGCCTCATTGTCCTCAATAATGTGCTGGGAGGTAGCATGAGCAGCCGTTTGTTCCAGGAAGTTCGTGAACAGAGAGGGCTCGCTTATTCCGTGTTTTCTTACCATTCCGCATACCAGGAGAGCGGCATAGTAACCATTTATGGCGGTACAGGTGCTCGCCAGCTGGACACCCTCTATGAGACTATCCAGGATACCCTTGACACGTTGAAGAGGGATGGAATTACGGAAAAGGAATTGAACAATAGCAAGGAGCAGCTGAAGGGCAGTCTTATGCTCAGCCTTGAAAGTACTAACAGCCGGATGAGCCGGAACGGGAAAAATGAATTGCTATTGAAAAGGCATCGTTCCCTGGATGAGATTATCGACCTGATTGACAGCGTGACGAAAAACGGTGTCGATGAGTTGGCCAAAAGGATTTTTACTGACCATTCTTCTCTTGCCCTCATCAGCCCGGAAGGTACGCTTCCAAACAATATGAAGTGA